A stretch of DNA from Desulfosarcina ovata subsp. ovata:
GCCCATTTTGAGAAGGGGACAACCTATTTTGAAAAAGGCGAATACAAGAGCGCTGAACTGGAATTCCGCAATGCCATTCAGATCGATCCGGAATATATCGATGCCTATGAACGCCTGGGGGAGACCTATCTGAAACTGGGTGACCCCAAGGGTGCCTTCAAAGAGTACAGCATGGTGGCCAAACTGGATCCGGAGAATACCGATGCCGCGCTCAAGCTGGCCACCTTCTATATGCTGGGGAAGAAGCCTGATGAGGCCCGTGAAAAGGTGGAAGCGGTGCTTTCCAGGGAACCCAATAACATCGAAGCGCTGTTTTTGATGGCCGGGTTGCATGATCTGGATAAAAATTTGTATGAGGCGGCGGCCGTCTTCCGCAAAATCATTGACCTGGATGCCGATCAAGCTCGTGCATATATGGGCTTGGCCCGTGTTTATGCGCGCCAGGGAAAGCCTGACGACGCCGAAGCACAACTGAGAAAAGCCATCCAATTGGATGTAAAAGCGATTAAACCCCGATTGGAACTGGTCCGTTTCTATGCCAGCCGCAAGGAATTTGACAGGGCCCGGTCCCAGATTGAAAAGACCATCGAATTAAATCCCGGGAATTCGGAACTGTACATCGTTTTGGGGAATTTTTTCTTTCAGATGAAAAAACCGTCTGATGCAGAACATGCATATCTCAAGGCCATTGAAATCAGCCCGACAGATATTAAACCATACATGGTCGCCGCCGGATTTTATGATGCCTCGGACATGGTTGAAAAGACCCTGGCCATGTACGAGAAGGCCCTTGAGATTAAACCCGACGACGTTAATATTATGACCACCATGGCCGGTTTTTTTCTGAAACACAAGAAAATGGAAGATGCGCAGCATCACCTGGCCAAGGTTCTGGAGGAGCGGCCCAATTTTTTTCCTGCTCGGATGATGAAAGGCGAGATCGCCACCATGAAGAAGGACTTTACCGAGGCGATCGGTATTTTCGATCAGTTGGTCAAGGAGGAACCGCGATCCGCCCGAGCGCATTATCTGAAAGGGGTCGCCCTTTTGGGCAAAGGTGAACTACAAAGTGCCAAAACGTCCCTGGGAAAGGCCGCAGAGCTCAATCCAAAACAGGAAAAAGCCAATATATTGCTGGCCGATATTGCCATGCGCGAGCGGGCCTTTGACCAGGCCCAGAAGCTGAGTGAGGCAGTCCTATCCGACAATCCGAAAAACTTTCAAGCTCGCATGATCCTGGGCAACGCCCTGATGGCCCAGGGAAAAACCGGCCAAGCCGAAATTGCCTTCAAACTGTTGATTGCCGAGAATCCTGAAAGTCCGGCCGGTTACTTTCGTTTGGGCGTCTTGCAACGGGCGACAAAAGATTATGACGGTGCACTGACGAGTTTCAATTCCGCGCTGGACCGAAACCCCATGCTGATGGATGTATTTACCAACCTGGTGCTGGTTTATGGGGCTAAAAAAGAGCTGAACACCGCCCTGGAACGATGCGATGCCCAGTTGAAAAAGGTTGGCGATTCCAAAGTTCACCAGGCCATTATTAATAATTTGAAAGGCGGCCTGTACATGGCCCAGAAACGAACCGACGCTGCCAAGAAGGCATTTGAAGCGGCGATTCAACTCAATCCGGATTTTATGCCGCCCTATTATGCGCTGGCCCGGATCTATCTGGCTGAGAAACAGCCCCAGAAGGCTATTGATCAATACGAATCGATTCTTCAAAAGAAGCCGGGCCAGGCCGGACCGCACATGCTCCTCGGGACCATCTATGACATGCAGCGAAAGTACGACATGTCTGAAAAACATTATCGTGCTGCCCTTGATATCAATCCCCAGTTCGCGCCAGCGGCCAACAACTTGGCCTACCTGCTTTCAACCCGTGATGGAAACATCGACGAGGCCCTTAAATTCGCCCGGATCGCCAAGGAGAAGCTGCCCGATGATCCCAGTGTGATGGACACGTTGGGATGGATCTATTACAAAAAAGCGCTTTACGGAAATGCCGTTCAGGAATTTTCAGACAGCCTGGAGAAATTATCGGATAACGCAACGGTCAATTTCCACCTTGGGGCGGCACTATTTAAAAAAGGTGAAAAAACAAAGGCCAAGGCTTATCTGGAAAAAGCGCTGAGGTTGGATGAAAAATTTGACAGCGCCGATGAGGCCAGACAGATGTTGTCGGAGATATAACTTGCCAGGGATCTGTCGATGCGCTATTTCCCATTTAAAACGCTGATCCTTTGTGTGCTGCTGCCGCCACTGGTATACGTTTTTTCACTGCAGTTTATCGAAAATACCCTTCAGGCACGCTATGATCGTAAACTTTCGGCAACCTATACCGGCGACACCCGTGACCTGTTCGATGGCAGCATCCGCCTGCAGGACGCCATCCGGAAAAATATTGATGCATTCATTTCCAATCGAAAACTGGTCGATTGGGGGGTGCACGTTGCCATTACCGTCAAGACCAATGACGGGGTCTATCTTTATCCCGATGCCTACAATGACCAGCGGTCGGAAATCGGTGTCGGTGACAGTGTTGCCATTGCCCGGGAAAACTTCAAAATACTGAGTGAGGGGTTAATCAAGACGATCGACGTCAAGATTGATCACAATACCCCCATCGCCAACGCAATTTTGCTGTTCTGCGTGCTCGTCGCGCTTCTCGTGCTTTTTATTTTTTACCAGCATGGGCTGAAATTGGCCACCGCCGAAGAACAGGCCAGAAAAGCGGCTCTCGATGATCTGGAAAAGGACCGGCAAAACGGTCTTGATCGATTGAAACAGCTCGAAACCCAGCGTTACCGTCTTTCAGAAAAAATCGAAACGATGAGGAAAACGCTGGATGATGAACGCCGCAAGGCGTCGGCGACCGAAGACGAAATGATGGACGAACTGCTGGGCCTTGAGGAAAAAATTGCTGAACACCAGGCCCTGAAAAATGAACAGCTTGGAGAAATCGAGCACTTAAAGGTAAAACTCGAACAGTTTGAAAAAGAGAAGGACGCGCAAAACCGTCAATCCCTGAAAGGCATTGCCGCAGTTAAAAAACGCTTTGGTGCTCTGTATAAAAATATCGATGTTCATGATCGGGCCGTCGCCGGATTCATGGATCTTACCGAAGAGATGAAAATCAAGGTCGAAGAGGTGGTCTATCAACTAAATGACGATCCCAAGCAGGTGACCATCAAACGCAAGGTGTTTGGGAAAAAAAATCGAGAAACGGTCTTCGAAGTCATTTTCGCTTACAAAGGCCGGCTTTATTTCAGAAATATTTCCAACCATCGGGTTGAGGTATTGGTAATCGGAACCAAATTGACCCAAAACAAGGACCTTGCTTTTCTCGACAAATTATAAACCGGACATGGTGTTAGTGGTAACGTCCGCACATTCGAGACGCTCAAAATGTATCTGGATTTTTATAAATTACAGTTAAAACCATTTCAAATCAGCACCGACCCCAAATTCCTGTGGCTTGGTGAAAAGCACAAGGAAGCCCTGGCTGTTTTGAAATACGGCATACTCGATAACAAGGGCTTTCTTTTGCTTACTGGTGACGTGGGAACCGGCAAGACAACACTGCTCAATGCACTCATTGGCAGCCTGGGAGAAGATGTGCTCGTGGCCATGGTCACCGATCCCGGGTTGGCCAAGATGGATTTTTTTAATTTTGTCGCCGACTCTTTTGAAATGGACAAAAGTTTCAAGAGCAAAGGCGAATTTCTCATCTATTTGAAAAATTTTCTGCTTGGCCTTTACCAGCAGAACAGGCAGGCTCTGCTGATCATTGACGAAGCCCAGCATCTCAACCAGAAGATGCTGGAAGAGGTGCGCCTGCTTTCCAACATCGAGAAACACAATACCAAACTGATCAATATCTTTTTTGTGGGCCAAAGCGAGTTCAACGAAATTATTCTCAGGCCCCGTAACCGGGCCATCCGCCAGCGTATTACGATTAATTACAACATTACACCGCTTTCCGAAGCGGAAACCGGCGACTACATCCGTTTCCGGTTGGAAATTGCCGGAACGGATAAACCGATTTTTACGCCCCGGGCGATCAAAGCGGTATTTACATTTTCCAACGGATACCCGAGGCTGATCAACATTGTTTGTGACCAGGCGCTGTTGACCGGATACGTTAAAGAAAAAACGAAAATAGATGAGAAAATTATCACCGAGTGTGCCGAAGAGCTGAAAATATCCCATGGGTTTCCCATTCATAAGAGCAGAGCCACGCCAGAGGCGGTGGTGGAACAACCGGTAGTCGAATCCTTGGTGAATGAAAATAGTGACGCTGCGACGGTTACCGGCCATCGTGACGCCAACCGACCATTGGGGCACCCCATGATGATTGTGCTCATCGCTCTCATGGTTTTGTGGATTGGGTTGATTTCGGTCTATTTTTTCACCCGTGAAAGCGGGCCTCCATCCGCGCTGAGAGTCGGCACGGACGAACCATCGGCGATCGCGACGGCAGACCGTTCAACAGAGTCCAATACGTCTCAAGGCAAATCCTCACGCGCCACCCCCACGGGTGAGGACAGTGGCATTGTATCCGTGGCGCAGACCGGCCAACCCCCGGGCTCATCCGAAATCGAATCCGCCGGGTCCGAACAGGCCAAGACGGAACCTGATAAGACAACAGCGATAAACGACGCACCACAATCCACAGGAACTGAAAAAAAAGAAGCTTTGATAACCCTGGAAATGATCAATGAGACCTACGGGGTTGCCCCGGAAGTATATTTCGGCTTCAATTCCAATAGCTTGGATGATCAGTCCTATGGCATTTTGCACATGGTGGCGAAATACTGTGTCCAAAATCCTGGTGCAAAGCTTATCTTAAAAGGGTATTCAGACAGCTCCGGCGTACGTTCATATAATATTAAACTCTCTGAATTCAGAGCGAATATGGTAAAAACCTATTTGGTCGGGCGAGGCGTTGCCCCACTGGCCGTCAAAACGCTTGCCATGGGACCGGAAGCGCAGGGATCGGAAACCGCGCAACGAAAAGTGGTGATCGAGATTGTTGCACCGGAATAATTAACGAGAATCGGATTCGATCTTTTGTCCAATCTTTCTGACAAGGCTTGACCCATGGGTGAATCATCATATTCGGAAGAAGCCGGCCAACTGACTGAAAAGTTGATTCAGGCGGTTTCGAAATTAAGTCTCCAGAGAAAAAAAATGCTGGCTGAACTGCTCCGGGAATGGGAGCGATTGGATTACCGTGAGGATTCCAGAATCCCCTGTTTTTTTCCGGTGGACTATTCGGCCAATGATCGCGTGTATCAGGATTTCATTAATAACTTAAGCAATGGTGGCGTTTTTATTGAAACGGCAGCCGAATTGACCATCGGGCAGACGCTTTCGATGATTTTCAATGTGCCGTCACTTCAGAAAACCTTTAAGATCTCCGGGCGCATCGTCAGATCCGAGGCAGATGGTGTGGGTGTAAAGTTTAACAAAAAATTAACACCTTATCAAAAAGAGCTGATCCATAGTGCCGTCAGTCGCAAGTAGTTTGTTCATCCCCGATCCTAAGGCATCACGCTATGGGTGAGGCCTTTTTTATTGCAGGGGGCATTCACGAGGTTGCGACGCAATCCTTGAACCATTGCACGGCTTCTTGAACATAGTGGCGTTGGTGGGCTGGGTCGGTAATCCGGTGATCTCCGCCTTCCAATATCAGTAATTTTTTCGGCTTTTGGGCGACTCGGTAAATGTTGTGGGCGTTTTGAACGTCGACGGTTTCATCATCGCTGCCATGGACGATAAGAATGTTGTGAACGGACGCGATTTTTGAGGAAATGTCAAACCGGAGCCGATTTTGACGAACTTCATTTTTCAGCGATTGTGGAGAGTCAGACGGCAATTGGATGGACCGGCTCTGCATTGGTGCGGCAAGAGTGACAATTGAAAACGGGGAGATCCGCTCTGCGGCAGCAAGGCATACCGTTCCGCCCAGGCTGCTGCCAAACAGACCGACAGGTAGACTGCCCAGTGTTTTTCCCATCACCTCGACAGCGGCCATGAGATCGGCCATGCGACCCTCAAGGGTCGTATCCGTTTCAAAATTGCCGTCGCTGTCTCCGCATCCCCTGTGGTCAAATCGGAAGTAGGCCATGCCCAAGGCTGTGCAGCGGCCGGCCAGATCGATCTGTTTGGGTGAGTTTTTATCGGCCATCAGGCCGTGGCAGCCAATGATGACCACCGATGGCGGCTGGTTTGGGAAATGGAGTGTCCCGGATAAAGCCAACCCATCAGCCGCAAATTCAACTTGATTCACTGTATTTGTTGGCATGTTCTCATTCTAAGTAAAATCATATGCTTGAATTCTGGTTACCACTGGAGTATAGGAGAGTTCGTTTTTGCGAGACCGCATTTTTGCGGTTAGGGGGTAAAAAAATGGCGGAAGTGCATGGGAATCGAACCCACCCGGGACGGTATTAGCGCCCCACACCGGATTTGAAGTCCGGGAGCCTCACCAGTAAGCTGCGCACTTCCGTGTAATTCGGCTCTTTTATGAAGCGAATGGGCTATTTTGTCAATATTTTTATGCAGATCAAGTGAATCCAAGAATATCCTTAACCTGTTGCGGATATTTGACAAATCGTTTTATTGGATCAATCAATGAAAAGCTTCAAAGATAAAGCGATTTTGTTTATGGCCACTGGCGGATGGGTCGGCTACGCGCCTGTCGCACCGGGTACATTTGGATCCATCGCTGCTTTACCCTTGTGTCTGCTGCTAGCATCTGTGGATATTGGTGTGGCGGTTGCACTCGTTATCGGCCTGATTGTGCTCAGTGTATGGACCGCCCATATGGCGGCTATGCGTATGGGCCAAAGCGACCCGAAACAGGTGGTCATCGATGAAATCTGTGGCATGGCCGTGGCGTTGCTGGGGCACCCCTTTTCACCGCTTTGCGTTTTGGCGGGTTTTGCATTGTTTCGGGGGTTTGATATATTAAAACCTTTTCCCATCCGGTGGGTGGATCGGAACGTCCCCGGGGGATGGGGAATTGTACTCGATGATCTCATTGCCGGGGTGTGCGCCAACGCCTTGCTTCATATGGGAATTTTTCTTTTGAATTGATTGCCCAAAAAAGGGGGCATATCAATCATCGTTTATGCGTGATTATCCATGAAAGGCAGTAATTGTAATTTTGGCCTGTTTTTATCAATATATTGTGGTTAATTAATTAGTATTAATCTATATATTGTATAGATACACTCCAAAATTATAATTGCTGCATGAAAGGTCGGCCTTGATTTTGAAAAAAAATGCAGATGCGGACGCAGCACCCAAGAAAAAAGGGGTATTGCGCGAAAATATCGAAGCGATTGTGGTTGCCGTCATTCTTGCCTTATTTATCAGGACTTTTGTGGTTCAGGCATTTAAAATCCCTTCTGGATCAATGAAAGATACCTTATTGATTGGTGACCATATCCTGGTCAATAAGTTTATCTACGGCGTAAAAATGCCATTCGTGAAAAAAACGCTCATTCCCATCAAGGATCCGAAACAGGGGGATATCATTGTATTCGAATTTCCTGAAGATCCGAGTAAAGATTTTATCAAACGGGTCATCGGTACACCGGGAGATATTGTTGAAATCCGAAACAAGAAACTGTTTGTGAACGGAACCCGCGTTGCTAATGGCCACGGGGTATTTAAAGATCTAAAAATTTATCCATCCCAGATGCAGCCCCGTGATAATTTAGGACCCATTACTGTACCCGAGGGGAAACTTTTTGTAATGGGGGACAACCGGGATTTTTCATATGACAGCCGCTTCTGGGGCTTTGTCGATTTTGCTGCCGTAAAAGGAAAGGCGTTCATTATATACTGGTCCTGGGATAAGGAGGACTTTGATGTTCGCTGGAGCCGGTTGGGACACCTTCTTGAATAATGGCTTCCTGTGCATACTGGATAGGGGCGCCTTTCTCAATGGTACCAATCATAAATGACCCATTCGTCTGAATCTGTTCATGGAGCACCTTAATGCCTGCAACACCCTATCGAATACTTGTTGTTGATGATGAGTTGAGCATGCGTGAACTGCTTGAATTCATGCTGGAAAAGAAGGGGTACGGCGTCCTTTGCGCGGCCAATGGCAAATCGGCGCTGGCGACGATTGAAAAAGAACCTTACGATCTTTTGCTTTGCGACATCCGCTTGGGGGATATGACCGGCCTGGAAGTGTTGAAGGCATCCAAAAAGAAAAACCCGCATGTTACCGTGATCATGATTTCCGCTTTTGCCACGACCGAGACGGCGGTGGAGGCAATGAATCAGGGCGCTTTCGATTATGTTCCCAAACCTTTTGAAAACAAAGAGTTGCTTCAGACCATCGCCAACGCGCTGGAGCGAAAGACCCTGGAAAAAGAAAAACATGCCCTCGACAATCAACTCAAGGAAAGCGTTCATTTTGGTAAAATCGTGGGCAACAGCCCGCGAATGTTGCATATTTATGAAATGATCCGTCAGGTTGCCCGAACGCGAAGCAGCGTGATGATTACCGGTGAAAGCGGCACCGGCAAGGAACTGATTGCAAGGGCGATTCATGAACAGAGTGATCGGGTAAATGAGCCGTTCGTGACCATTAATTGCGGTGGCATTCCCGAGAACCTGCTTGAAAGTGAATTCTTTGGGCATTGCAAGGGCGCTTTTACCGGGGCCAGCGCAGACAAGCAAGGGTTGATGGAGATTGCCCACAAGGGCACCCTGTTTCTTGATGAAGTGGCTGAATTGAGTGTCCCCATGCAGGTCAAGCTGCTCCGAGCGGTTCAAGAGCGGGTTTTCCGGCCGGTCGGCGGAACCCGGGATGTCAGTGTGGATATCCGGATTATCTCGGCTACCAACAAAAAACTGGAGGATGAGGTAATCGCCGGGAATTTCCGGGAGGATTTGTTTTATCGATTGAATGTTATCGAAATCAAAATTCCACCGTTAAGGGAACGAAAGGGTGATCTTCTGTCACTGGCGCAACATTTTCTGGAAAAGTATTCTAACGAATTAGGTAAACAGGTCACCAAATTTTCTTCCTATGCGATTGATTTGTTAAAGAAATATGACTTCCCCGGCAATATCCGCGAATTGGAGAACCTGATCGAAAGAAGCGTGGCCCTGTCCAACACCAATATCCTGCTGCCGGACAGCCTGACCATGTCGATTCATAAAAAACGCTGGATCGAAGGGGTCCGCAACCGGCGGTTCGATGTCGACGAGGTGGCCCATGGTGTTGCCTTGGATGGCATATTGGAGGAAATCGAACGGGCATATATCGAAAAGGCCATGGAATGTGCCCAGGGGAATAAAAACAAGGCGGCCGAGTTGTTGGGCCTGAGCCTCCGCTCTTTTCGATACAGGATTGACAAGCTGAACGTAAATTAGCTATTTATAAACGTGTGCAGAAAAAATGACCCTTAACATATGGGGATGCTCCGCAACTGCACTTCATTGATCTTCGATTCCACAATTTAAGGTTCCACTCAAATCCATCTGTTTCTCATGTTTCCGATTCTGGAAGTCGCCTGATTTGCAACGTACCTGATGTCCGGATCCTGATATTTGCCATTCAAATGCGTAACCGGTCTGTAATGATCCGTGAAATGAAAAAAGTCTAAATGTTTTATTTATTGGTGCGATAAGGTTTATGTACGACTCCTGATCAAGACCATACATCTCAAATCAACCCATGACAATTTTTGGCACGCGTTACCAAAATTTGGTTCTAATTGGCAGAGAAAAGACGGATTATTTCATTTGGTAAGTGTGGAAATTTTGGAAATATATAAAAAAACAGTAAGTTAAAAAAAATATATTTTTATTCAAATGTGGCATTTTTGATGCTTTAAATACTTAACAAATTGCAAAGGAGGAAAATCACTTAAACCAGATGCAAACCGGATCGTTTCACCAACATTAATTAATTTTCAGGAGGGTTTTACATGCTTAGTAAAATGAGAAAGATGGACAACAAAGGTTTCACCCTGATCGAATTGATGATCGTTATCGCCATCATTGGTATCTTGGCTGCCATCGCGATTCCCAACTTTATCGCCTATCGTAATAAAGCATTCTGTAGTGCGGCGGAATCGGATGCCAACAACATTGCATCGGCATTGGCAGATTATTTCGCCATCCCCTCGCACATCACAGTGCCTGCCTTGGCGGATATCGGCATGAACACTCTGTCCGGCCCGACTGGCGCTTCCAATTCCGCCACATTGAGCGGTGGTATTGACAATATTACGATTACCGTGACGGATGTCAGCAGTCGCTGTCCCAGTGATTACCAGGGTTCTCAGACGGACTGGAATAGCAGTGTTTTCACCAAGGTGATGCGATAACTTGCGCTGAGAATCGTTGGATTTTAGTTTATAAGTATTGCTTTTAATAAAGGGGGGCACCTTAAACGCCCCCCTTTATTTCATCATAGAAAACCTATCCCTCTGGACCAGATCAGGAAAATCAGTAGGATTGCGGATAATCCCCTCCTGGGGCCGGATGTTTCTTATTTCTGAATTCGATGATAGATAAAAAGATGACGGTCGGAAAAGGTAGCACAGTCTCATTCCTGCTGATTGCAATTTTACTTGGTGCAATTTATTCCAACACGCTCAACGCCTCTTGGCACCTTGACGATGAACCGAATATCCTCAACAACAATCGCATACATTTGGATCAAATAAGCTATCGCGGGATTATTGATAGTTTACGTGCCCATCCACTAAGCACCGGAAAGTTATACCGTCCGGTCGCAATGTTAACGTTTGC
This window harbors:
- a CDS encoding alpha/beta hydrolase produces the protein MPTNTVNQVEFAADGLALSGTLHFPNQPPSVVIIGCHGLMADKNSPKQIDLAGRCTALGMAYFRFDHRGCGDSDGNFETDTTLEGRMADLMAAVEVMGKTLGSLPVGLFGSSLGGTVCLAAAERISPFSIVTLAAPMQSRSIQLPSDSPQSLKNEVRQNRLRFDISSKIASVHNILIVHGSDDETVDVQNAHNIYRVAQKPKKLLILEGGDHRITDPAHQRHYVQEAVQWFKDCVATS
- a CDS encoding phosphatidylglycerophosphatase A, yielding MKSFKDKAILFMATGGWVGYAPVAPGTFGSIAALPLCLLLASVDIGVAVALVIGLIVLSVWTAHMAAMRMGQSDPKQVVIDEICGMAVALLGHPFSPLCVLAGFALFRGFDILKPFPIRWVDRNVPGGWGIVLDDLIAGVCANALLHMGIFLLN
- the lepB gene encoding signal peptidase I, with the translated sequence MILKKNADADAAPKKKGVLRENIEAIVVAVILALFIRTFVVQAFKIPSGSMKDTLLIGDHILVNKFIYGVKMPFVKKTLIPIKDPKQGDIIVFEFPEDPSKDFIKRVIGTPGDIVEIRNKKLFVNGTRVANGHGVFKDLKIYPSQMQPRDNLGPITVPEGKLFVMGDNRDFSYDSRFWGFVDFAAVKGKAFIIYWSWDKEDFDVRWSRLGHLLE
- a CDS encoding prepilin-type N-terminal cleavage/methylation domain-containing protein, whose product is MDNKGFTLIELMIVIAIIGILAAIAIPNFIAYRNKAFCSAAESDANNIASALADYFAIPSHITVPALADIGMNTLSGPTGASNSATLSGGIDNITITVTDVSSRCPSDYQGSQTDWNSSVFTKVMR
- a CDS encoding PilZ domain-containing protein — its product is MGESSYSEEAGQLTEKLIQAVSKLSLQRKKMLAELLREWERLDYREDSRIPCFFPVDYSANDRVYQDFINNLSNGGVFIETAAELTIGQTLSMIFNVPSLQKTFKISGRIVRSEADGVGVKFNKKLTPYQKELIHSAVSRK
- a CDS encoding OmpA family protein, whose product is MMIVLIALMVLWIGLISVYFFTRESGPPSALRVGTDEPSAIATADRSTESNTSQGKSSRATPTGEDSGIVSVAQTGQPPGSSEIESAGSEQAKTEPDKTTAINDAPQSTGTEKKEALITLEMINETYGVAPEVYFGFNSNSLDDQSYGILHMVAKYCVQNPGAKLILKGYSDSSGVRSYNIKLSEFRANMVKTYLVGRGVAPLAVKTLAMGPEAQGSETAQRKVVIEIVAPE
- a CDS encoding tetratricopeptide repeat protein, with translation MKRCWTKIPVVFIIFAILFSGCSSDEEKKAAHFEKGTTYFEKGEYKSAELEFRNAIQIDPEYIDAYERLGETYLKLGDPKGAFKEYSMVAKLDPENTDAALKLATFYMLGKKPDEAREKVEAVLSREPNNIEALFLMAGLHDLDKNLYEAAAVFRKIIDLDADQARAYMGLARVYARQGKPDDAEAQLRKAIQLDVKAIKPRLELVRFYASRKEFDRARSQIEKTIELNPGNSELYIVLGNFFFQMKKPSDAEHAYLKAIEISPTDIKPYMVAAGFYDASDMVEKTLAMYEKALEIKPDDVNIMTTMAGFFLKHKKMEDAQHHLAKVLEERPNFFPARMMKGEIATMKKDFTEAIGIFDQLVKEEPRSARAHYLKGVALLGKGELQSAKTSLGKAAELNPKQEKANILLADIAMRERAFDQAQKLSEAVLSDNPKNFQARMILGNALMAQGKTGQAEIAFKLLIAENPESPAGYFRLGVLQRATKDYDGALTSFNSALDRNPMLMDVFTNLVLVYGAKKELNTALERCDAQLKKVGDSKVHQAIINNLKGGLYMAQKRTDAAKKAFEAAIQLNPDFMPPYYALARIYLAEKQPQKAIDQYESILQKKPGQAGPHMLLGTIYDMQRKYDMSEKHYRAALDINPQFAPAANNLAYLLSTRDGNIDEALKFARIAKEKLPDDPSVMDTLGWIYYKKALYGNAVQEFSDSLEKLSDNATVNFHLGAALFKKGEKTKAKAYLEKALRLDEKFDSADEARQMLSEI
- a CDS encoding sigma-54-dependent transcriptional regulator, coding for MPATPYRILVVDDELSMRELLEFMLEKKGYGVLCAANGKSALATIEKEPYDLLLCDIRLGDMTGLEVLKASKKKNPHVTVIMISAFATTETAVEAMNQGAFDYVPKPFENKELLQTIANALERKTLEKEKHALDNQLKESVHFGKIVGNSPRMLHIYEMIRQVARTRSSVMITGESGTGKELIARAIHEQSDRVNEPFVTINCGGIPENLLESEFFGHCKGAFTGASADKQGLMEIAHKGTLFLDEVAELSVPMQVKLLRAVQERVFRPVGGTRDVSVDIRIISATNKKLEDEVIAGNFREDLFYRLNVIEIKIPPLRERKGDLLSLAQHFLEKYSNELGKQVTKFSSYAIDLLKKYDFPGNIRELENLIERSVALSNTNILLPDSLTMSIHKKRWIEGVRNRRFDVDEVAHGVALDGILEEIERAYIEKAMECAQGNKNKAAELLGLSLRSFRYRIDKLNVN